From the genome of Cytophagales bacterium WSM2-2:
GAGGATATTCAAAACTGGGTTAAGAAAAGCAAATCTATATGACAGAGCTCCCTAAAATTGTTCCACTAAGTCAAAAGTCGCGAAGGGAATTTCTAAAAGGAGCAATACTCGCTGCAACTGCAACGGCCTGTTCCACTAAAGATCCCTTTACCAAAGCCGGGGAAAAAGAGGCTACAGCTTCAGGAGAGAAAGTTAAACTCCTCTCGGTGACAGGAGAAATTATAGAAGTAGATAAAGCGTACTTAAAACCGGTTCCGGAGGCTCCACATGTATCCAATGAGGAAGCAAGAAAAGGCATGCCTGGAAAAAAATTCGTAATGGTGATCGATCTGGCTCATTGCCACAACCTGAAAAAATGCCAGTCCGCCTGCAATCATGCCCACTTTGTACAGGATCATCAGAATTGGATAAAAATTTATCCAATGCAGGAAGCTGAACATACGTCACCATTTTGGCAGCCGACCACGTGCATGCATTGTGATGATCCTCCATGTGTAAAAGTTTGTCCTGTGGACGCAACGTTCAAACGACAAGACGGAATCGTATTGATCGACAATGACAGATGTGTGGGTTGTCGCTTTTGTATGGCAGCGTGCCCTTATTCAACACGCGTGTTTAATTGGGAGAAACCCTTGTTGCCACCGGAAGCTCTTGAGATGCAGTATTCGCCTGAAACAAGTTGCCCGCCCAAAATTGGTACAGTTTCAAAATGTGATTTCTGCCCTGATATGGTTAGAAAAGGAGAGTTGCCGCATTGCGTATCAGCCTGCCCGAATGGCGTATTTTATTTTGGAGACATGAACGAGGATATCGTGACCAACGGCTCCGAGACTGTTCGCTTCAGTGAATTGATTCGCGATCGTTCGGGCTATCGCTTGATGGAAGACCTGGGAACCAAACCAAGCGTTTATTATTTACCACCGGTTGATCGGCTGTTTCCATTTGAAGACGGAATTAAAAATAAAGAGGAAAAACATTCGTGATTATGTCATCAGATCAAAAAAATAAAATAGTTGCAGATCTTCTTCCTCAAACATTTGGCAGAGCCGGAGTCATTTGGACTACATCGCTCGTTATTATTTGCGCGATTGGCCTGGTAACATACATTCATCAAATTCAAAAAGGGCTGGAGATTACAGCCATGCGCGACTACGCTTCGTGGGGAATTTATATTTCCAACTTTGTTTTCTTTGTGGCGATCAGCCTGGTAGGTTCCTTGATTACCGCCATTTTCAGACTAACCAATGTGGAATGGCGCACACCGCTTACCCGTATTTCAGAAATTATTGCGGTCGCTGCAATCCTATTCGCATCGTTAGCAATAATTGTGGACATGGGTAGACCCGATCGGTTTATGAATTTGTTTTTGTATGCGCGGTTGCAATCACCAATCATGTGGGACGTCATCGTGATTACAACTTACCTCACACTTAGCGTTCTCTTTCTCTATTTTCCGCTGTTGCCGGATCTTCCCTTGCTTATTGAAAGCAAGAAAGGAGGAAGGTTCATACAATGGTTTTACAGATTCCTTGGTTCTTTTTGGAAAGGGACACATCTGCAGTTTAGGATGAGTAAGAAAGCGGTAAAAATTATTTCCGTAATGATTATTCCAATCGCATTGTCAATTCACACGGTTACATCATGGCTATTCGCCACGACTTATCGCCCCGGTTGGGATAGCACAAACTTCGGTGCCTATTTTGTGTCTGGTGCATTTCTCGTGGGAGCTGGTGGAGTGGTGGTAGCGATGTATATTTTCAGGAGGCATTACCATCTGGAAAAATACATTACCGAAAAGCATTTCGATCAAATGGGAAAAATCCTTGTCATGCTCGCACTACTCTATCTCTATTTTAATATAAATGAATATTTAGTTCCGGCATTTAAAATGAAGAAAGCAGAAGAGCATCATTTAATGAGTTTGTTTACCGGAGAGTTTTCCTTGTTGTTCTGGTCAGTTATTATTCTTGGAATGATTGTTCCGGTCATCGTGTTGCTATTTCCGCAGGGGAGGAAACCATTGCCCATGTTTGTGATGGGAATTTTTGTCGTGGTGGGAGCGTGGTTTAAACGATTTTTGATTGTGGCTCCAACGTTGTTGAGTCCCTTCCTCCCGATGTACGATGTTCCGGAAAATTATATGCGTTACAATCCTACCTGGGAAGAGTGGACGATCACCATCAGTACACTTGCGGGAGCCCTTTTGATAATCACCATTTTTGTTCGGTTTTTTCCAATAGTACCTATTCATGAGACAATAGAGGAGGCAGAGGTTAAAATTTCAAAATTATGAAGACACCACGTTCTGCTTTTTTACTAAGTGTAATCCTGTTGTATTCAAACTACATCGCTGCGCAGGATGAAAAGAAATCCATAAAATTGGATTTGAGCTATTCTCAAATTAATGATCAGCCTCCTGAACTGAGAGCAACCGCGAAATCAAAGAACGGGAAGAAGTTCGAGCCTGTCGAGGGGCTTGAAGTTAATTTTTTCCTGACAGAGCAAGCACAGGGAAATTTACTGGGCAAGGCACGAACGAACAGGAAAGGAATAGCCTCGTTGGAAATACCAGCTTCGATTTCATCAAAATTGGATTCCATGTCTCCTTTTAAATTGGTAGCCTCTGTTGTAGAGAGTAAGACTTTCAACGAGAAGACGGCAGAAATAGAAATCACCAAAGCTCGAATCAACTTGTCACTTACTGAGGCGGATAGTGTTAGAAAGCTTGAGGCAAAATTACTGGCACTTAAGGAAGGGAAGTGGGTGGAGGTACCGGAGACAGAAGTGAAATTGTTTGTCCGGAGGATGTTAAGTGATCTGCCAATCGGGGATCACGAGCTAACGACAAATGAGACAGGAGATGTTTCATCTGATTTTATTTTTAAAACGGCTGTTCCCGGAGATGAGAAAGGTAATATCATTATTGGTGCGAAAGTCGAGGATAACGAGACTTACGGCACAGTTATGGCAATGAAATTTGCTAATTGGGGCGTACCCCAAAAAGCAGACAGAAGCTTTTATGAGCGAAGCTTGTGGGCATCGCGCGACAAAACACCGGTTTGGCTTTTGGTAGTGCCGAACCTGATTATAGTTACCGTATGGGCAATAATCTTCTATTTGATTTATTTTATTTTTAGAATACGGAAAATAGGACTGCAGAATTAACTTACTCTATTATCAATAAACCTACACATCCATGAAAACCAAAAATCAAATTCTGGTCGCTCTTCTAATGCTGACCATCGGGTTGTATTCATTTACTTTTTTTCAGACTAAACCCTGGGTGGTGCCTGAAGCATTTGCAAAAAAACAAAACCCTGTCAAATCAGATGGAGAATCTTTACAGACAGGGAAAGAGCTGTGGGCAAAGCATTGTCAGTCATGCCACGGCAAGAAAGGCGCTGGCGATGGAACTAAGGCTGGCGAACTCGAAACCGCAATGCAGGATTTTGGAAAAGAGGCTATACAAAAACAAAGTGACGGTTCTTTGTTTTATAAAATAGTTGAAGGACGTGATGAGATGCCCACGTTCAAAAAGAAGGTTCCCGATGAGGCTGATATCTGGAGCATGGTAAACTATATCAGAAGCCTGAAGGCAAAATAGAAAGAGAAATTTCGAGCGAGAGGCTGTCTCAAAAAGAGCAGCCTCTCTTTATTTTTAGATGACAGGCTACTTTCCATGAAATGGCCTTTTTTCATTTACATCCATAGTTAAGTATTGGGTGAACTGTTTAAGATATCGATTCCGGATTTTTGTGCCCATAACAGCAGCAAATGAAAAAAGTAATTATCACTTTATGTTTGGCAACCTCATCTTTCGTGTTGACAGCTCAAGCATTTACTGATAGATCGAAACAGCCTATGAGTGATTATGAAATACTAAAGACCGGAAGTCGCATTCCTGGTTTGAGCCTTGCGATAACCCACAACGGCCCTGCAGTTCCGTCAAATGATTATCCTGTTCTGTTTATTCATGGGGCCACATTTCCTTCGGCTTTAGCATTCGCGTTTCGTATGAATGGCTATTCATGGATGGATAATTTGTCTGAAAATGGTTTTGACACCTACGCGCTCGATTTTCTTGGTTATGGTCATTCAGACCGTTATCCGGAAATGTCATCATCGTCACCGAAAGGAAAGCCTGTTGGAATGGCTGGTGAAATTTACCGGGACATCGATAAAGCTGTTGACTTCATTTTACAGAAAACCGGGAAGAAAAAAATTTGTCTCATCGCACATTCGTGGGGTGGGGCAGTGGCTGCACTTTATGCAACTAAATTTCCTGCGAAAGTGGAAAAGCTCGTGCTGTTCGCTTCCATTACAAAAAGAGACGGAAAAGAACTGAGTCCGGTTATCGAAAAGACATACGAATCGCTCACTCCAGTCCAAAGAGTAACTGCGATGAAAGATCTCACTCCTCCGGAAATGACTTGCCAACTGGAACCTGAAATAACTACAACGTGGGGAGAACAATGGTTAAAGTCAGATCCATTGGCAACAAAGTCTAAGTCTGACAGTGTGCGTTTCCCTTCTGGTTATACTTTGGATTTTAACAATCTGACCAACGGAAGAGCGCTTTATAATCCAGCTGACATCATGGCTCCGGTTTTGCTCATTAGGGGTGAATGGGATAAGTATCCAGATAATAATGACGAGGGGAGCCTGCTTTCGGAGCTTAAAAATTCACCAGGCAAAAAGTATGTCGTTATAGAAAAGGCAACCCACGTCATGCACCTGGAGAAAAACCGCCACCAGCTGTATGACGAAACACTTAACTTCTTAAAATCCGGAGCGGCATCACCAAAAGCAAACGATCATGCCTTTGCTGTGATCTTCGAAGTTATTCCAGCCGATGGTCACAAAGATGATTACTTGTCGATCGCTTCAGGTCTCAAACCCGAACTCGAAAAGATCAAAGGCTTCATTTCCATAGAAAGATTTCAGAGCATCTATCATCCTGAAAAAATCTTGTCACTTTCATTTTGGGAGAACGAAAAGGCAATACAGCAATGGCGAAACTTAGAGACCCATCGCTCAGCGCAGTTAAAAGGGAGAGAATATGTATTTAAAGATTACCGGCTTCGAGTGGCGCAGGTAGTGAGAGATTATGGCATGTCAGATCGCAAAGAAGCTCCATCCGATAGCAGGTCATACCACAAATAAATTCTGCATCATATTTCAGAAGCCTAAATCATTTTCATTAGTGTGTAGTAGCTGAATCCTTCAGGAAAATTCTCCATGATGTGTTCAACAACAAACCCGTGTCTTTCGTAGAAGTGCGGGGCCTGAAAGCTATAGCTCTTCACCAGGATTCTCGAGCATTTCTTGTTTCGAGCTTCTTCTTCAGCCGCCTCAAGCAGTAGTGTGCCGATTCCTTTTTCTCTAAAACCTTCATGAACCCAGAACAGGGTTATCTCGCAGGCACCGGCCCATGTCCATCCCGCAATCCCTGCAATGATCTCTCCCCCGTCAGCTTTGACAATTCTGGAGAAGAGAGCTCCGTTCGATTGATGTGTTTTAGCAGAATTGTATTCGTAGATTTTATCATCAAGCAATTGAATTACCTGATGTGAATCTTCACCTGTTTCAACGCGATATTTTGTGCTCATATCTTTTGCCATTGGAGCAAAGATATTTCAACTCATCATTTGTTGTTCCTGGCGGCAAGTCGCTGATCTGACAAAGACTGAAATTCTTTAGGAAGCTCGGCTTTGAAAATATCGCGTACTTCATGCTCCGGATCGTACGATTCAAAATAAATCACCCGATTATCTGCTGAAATGGAAAAATTACTCTCCTCGCGATTACTGTTGATGCCTGAGCCGAGGTTGACAGGCGCTGACCATTTTGTCCATGTGTCATCCAGCCTTGTAGTGCAATAGATGTCACATCCGCCAAACCCACCAGCCCGGTATGAAGAGAAGAACAAAGTCCTTCCATCGGCTGAAAGGAACGGGGCAAAATCTGCTTGACCCGAATTAACAACTGTTCCCATGTTGATTGGCTCTGACCATTTGTTTTCACCGCGGGGAAAAGAAACGTACAAGTCCTGATCTCCCCTGGTATCTTTTTGCTGGATCGCGAGGATCAGCACCTTGTTTTTGGATGATACGAAAATATCGATGTATGAATTCTGATTATAGAAGTTTTCAATCTCCACTGGCGTAGGTGCGGCCCATCCGCCTCCATTGCGCATCGACCGCATCAAAGGTTTTCGCGTATCGATAATTTCATTAAAAAAATAAATTTCAGTACCGTCATCATTAACGCTGCAAATTACATCTGCATTTTTGCCGTTGATATTTTCACCGAGGTTTCTTGGGTCGCTCCATTGATCATCTATCCCAAGGGCACTTACCCAGATGTCCTGCTTGTCTTTTTCCTTTGCCAGGTTTCCCGGGTGATTTCTCCGGCAAAAGAAGAGATACTTTCCGTTGCCGGTAATCACGGGCTTTACTTCAGCATACACACTGTTGATCTTGATAGACAAGGGTGTGAAGTTGACACTCGTAAGTGACATGCCTGATATTTCAAAAGGATATCTTGAAGGTGGCGGAATTTGAGCAGTACCAACCAGCGAAAGCAAGCACAAAACTACTAGCAGAATTTGAGATGTGAACCAAAAGCTCTTTTTCATTTGAGTCAATTCAGCCTCAGTTCTTCTTCTTCCTGATCCGCAAAATATTTTGAGTCAATCAAAAACGTAAACTCATCCAGCAGATGCAGGTTGAGTAGAGCAATGATTTGAGAGGAATCGGAAAGATCAAGTTGTGCCAGGTTTACCAGGCTCAATTCTTCCCGCGACACAGGTTTTTTCACCGGTACCATTGTGATCACCTCTTCATCTCGTGAGAGGATGATATGCCTGTAGCCCTGAATCATCAGGTCCGCCAGGAGTGTGTTATTAAAATGTATATTCATTTCCCGCCAACTATTTAGACACTCTCACATAGACGAAAGCCGTGCCATTAGGCGGTCATTGGAATAAAGAGCAATAAGAAGGCTTTTTAATTTTTAAGATGTCCCCGGATGGGAAAAAAATTCTCACCAGGTTGAGACGTTAGTTAGACAACTGACCTCAGGCAGGTGAATTCAAATCAGTCTTTTTTCCTCCAGTCCCTTTTTCAGTGCATCATGCATTTTCCAAAACCTGAGCTTGGTGTCATTAAAATACTTTTTGAACTCAGGGTTATTTATGATCTGATCCATCATGGGATCACCTTCGAGGAACAGGATAATCCAGTACTGCACATTGTCTTCCTGGGAAAAAAGTTTCATGTGCTCGATTGCATTTTTTTGATCACCCACGTACGTGTAGTAGGCACTGAGACCCAAGTGGCGATAAATTGATTTATCGGCCTCCATGAATTCCTTGTAATTTTTTGACAACTCTTCAGATTTTTCTTTCAAGCCAACCTGGGCGAGCACAAACGCAATGGCGAGGTTTTCGTGACGGTAGACATCCAATTGTTTTGATTCACGTATTCGAAGAAATCGTTTATAGTATTGATATGCGCCTTTGTAATCTCTCATGAAATAAGATATTTTTCCAATATCCTGGAGAATATCAAATCGTGAGGTGTCTTTATTAAATTCAGTGATCAGAAGTTCGCGTGTGTATTTTGCATCACCTTTTTTGGCAAACAGGATGAACGCGCGAAGATGACGGGAGAATGGATTGTTTGGATTGTAGACCAAAGACTTGTCGACATACTTTAGCGACTCATCGACAAATCCGTTTTGGATAAGTGCATTGCCAAGGCGCAGGTAAGTATAGCTTGTTGTCACGGAGTCGAGTGAAGCAATATCCAGTTGAACACCTTTTAAGGCATATTGTAAGTACTTGCCGGTATTGGGCATGTAGATTCCATAGAAATCGGTTAGAAAGCCGAGCACAGATGCGGAGTTGGGATTGTATTCCAACGCTTTTTCGAGGTAGGGCACGGCTTCATTATATTCTTTCCGCGACATGTAAGCGATTCCCTTGGCTACGAGGCTCTCGCCCAACTTCGAATCATACAGAATAGCCCGGTCAGCGTAATTGCTAATCTCCTCAGTATATTTTTTTGTGGCTTGAAAAATATCCAGGTAATAATAGCAAATCGCAACTTCCGCATAAGCCATTGCAAATTCATGATCTTGTTCAATGGCCTGTTTGAAAAATTCAATGGCCTTAAGAAGATTCGCATCACCCCTGGCGGCCTGGAGGTTTAAGCCTTTCAGGAACAAGTCGTAAGCGGCAAGATTCTCTGTTGGCTTTTTTGTAATTCTCTTTTCTTCTTCGGGAGTAATAATAGCCTTGATCTCGTCCGCAATATTTTTAGCTATCTCTTGTTGTAATTGAAAGATGTCTTTTGTTTCACGCTGGTATTGATTGGACCACAGGTGACGATCGCTTGAGGCTTCTATCAATTGGATGTTCAGCAGTATCTGGTTGCCGATTTTCTGCCCGCTCCCCTCTACAAAATAACTCACGTTTAATTCCTTGGCCATTTCAGGAATTGACTTGGCCGTGCTTCTATACTTTTCGGTGGAGGTTCGGCTGATTACCCGAAGGTCTTTTATCTTTTGAAGGTTATTCAAAGTAGATTCCATCAAACCGTTGATGAGGTAAACATTTGTCGAGTCGTTGCTTTCATTCTTGAACGGCAATACCCCGATCGACTTCTCCAGCGTAGGGCGCGGAGTAAATGGCCACACCTTATATATATAGAGTACGCCTACAGTTAAAACTAACAGCCCGGCAATTGCTGCGATCATTATATTTCGCCCCTGATTGGAGTTGGTCATTGGAATTGGCTCAGTCTCTGGCCTTTTCCCAACTTCCCCCGGAGGATAGCCATAATATTCGCGGAAGCACTTAATGAAATAGGATGTACTGTTGAAGCCAACCTGGTGTGACACTTCCGATACATTCAATGATGAGTTGCGCAGCATCTCCATAGCGTGCTTCAATCGCACCTGATTGATCAACTGGCTGACTGAAAGTTTTGACTCCTTCTTTACTTTTCTCAGAAGATTAGACCGGCTCATGTTCAGGGCATCGGCCAGCTCGGAAACCCCAAACTGCTCGTTGGCCAGGTTTTGCTCTATAATGGCAGTAACCTGGCTTAAGAAATCATCGGTTGGGGTCGGGTGGTTGGACATGAATTGATGGAGGTTAGCAAAAATACAGTCACGAAGCGGAGTAAAAAAAACCTTCTAAAAGCAACCATCCCGAGAGTGATGCGTCATTATTTATACACTTGCGTCATAGTTTATATCGTTTTCCTGAAAATTGACGGTTTTGGCTACAAAGGTGTTTAGCCTGCACAGGCTGGCAGTCCGTTCTTTGCCTCATCAAAAAAAACAAAACATTTAATCAAAATTTTATGAAAACGAGAAAGATTGACACTTTGAAAGTAACCGTTATGATCGCCTTGTCCGCGATGCTATTAACTTCTGCTTCTTGCCAGGACAAAAAAACGGCTGCTCAGGAAAGCTCTAAATCAGGAGTGAAGCCCCCGCAAGTTGACATCCACACAGCTGTAGTGACAGGCAATCTCGATGCGGTGCGTCAGCATATTGCGGCAGGCTCGGATATTAATGTAAAAGATCCATTTGGCGGGTCGAGCCCGCTCATCAGCGCGGCTGTTTTTGGAAAGACGGATATCGCAAAGGCGTTGATCGATGCCGGAGCCAGCATTAATTTTCAGAACAACGATGGTTCCTCTGCATTGCACACGGCTGCTTTCTTCTGTCGCCCGGAGATTGTAAAAATGCTGCTTGACAAAAAAGCGGATAAAACCATCAAGAACAAATTTGGCTCAACTGCCTATGAAGGCGTGACACCTCCATTTAATGAAGTAAAGCCCGTGTATGAGATGATGGGAAATGCACTTGGACCAATGGGTCTAAAGCTGGATTACGCTTACATCGAAAAAACACGTCCTGTGATCGCTGCTTTGCTGAAATAATATTATTGACAAATAAATTTCCAAGACCATGTTATCAACCAACCGGAGATATGATATTGACTGGATAAGAGTAATCGCCATCGGATTGCTTGTGATTTATCATACCTCTATCGGGTTTCAACCCTGGGGAAGGATGATCGGATTTATTACCACTGACAAGCCATGGATGTCCTTGTGGACGCCCATGGCTATGTTGAATGTGTGGCGAATACCACTGCTGTTTTTTGTGTCAGGTATGGGTGTCTACTTTGCCATTCAAAACCGCAACTGGAAGCAACTTCTCGTGGAGCGGGCCTCTCGCATTCTTGTGCCGTTTGTGTTTGGTATTTTCTGCATTGTGCCGCTTCACGTTTACATCCTGCAATATTATTATGAAATGCAACCGACCTATGTAGCGAACCCGGGTCACCTATGGTTTCTGGGAAACATCTTTGTTTATGTATTGATTTTTACTCCGCTATTCTTCTACCTAAAGAAAAATGAAGACGGAAAATTGGTTAGCTGGCTGAGAAAATTAATGAGCACTCTGCTCGGATTGCTTCCTGTAGTCGGTGCCTTTGTCATTGAAGTACTCATCCTCGATCCAAGACCTTATGAAATGTACGTTATGACGAAGCATGGATTCTTCCTCGGTTTGCTCGCATTTTTCTTTGGCTTCTGTTTTGTATTGTGTGGAGAGGGTTTTTCGAAAATGATTGTGAAGTGGCGTTGGTTATTCTTGGCGGGCGGCATTGCGCTATTTGCTATACGTAACTACGAATCTTCGGTTGGTGCGCCAGTATTGAATTGGCAACTGCCAATAGAAACCAACTGCTGGATACTATCTGTGCTGGCTTTTGGCTATCAGTATTTGAACCGGCCTGGAAAAGCACTTGCATACCTAAGCCAGGCAGCCTACCCGGTTTATATTCTTCACATGATTTTTCTTTACCTGGGGTCTTTGCTGATATTCCGATTAACTATTCCTGTTCAGCTTCAATTTGTGCTGGTCGTGCTCTTCACACTAGTGGGTTGTTTCGGAACTTATGAAGTAATCCGGAGAGTCAGCCTGCTAAGATTTTTATTTGGTTTGAAGCGCCAGGGATGAGGCTCTAAGTTTAATGTTTCAAAATTTGATAACGAATTTTTACTTCACTTTTATAAACCTCCCTGTAAAGATAGTTGAGTCCTGAAAAATACGAATGACATACATACCTTCAGGATAATCAGAGATATCGACCAAAATATTTTCACCGACTATGTCTGTCGATACGATCTGGGATCTTCCAGTAAGCTCCTGGATGTACATTGTCATAGGTGCGTTGACTTTGAGGCCATTTAAAACGACTGTAATTCGCCCGGTTGATGATGGCACGGGGTATACCAATAATTCATTAGGCAATTTTTCTTGTAACAATTCAGTGACAGTTCGAATTGTTTGTTCAGCTGATGTTTCACTTTCGCAGCCATCAATTATTACTTTGACTTGGTAAACC
Proteins encoded in this window:
- a CDS encoding N-acetyltransferase GCN5; its protein translation is MAKDMSTKYRVETGEDSHQVIQLLDDKIYEYNSAKTHQSNGALFSRIVKADGGEIIAGIAGWTWAGACEITLFWVHEGFREKGIGTLLLEAAEEEARNKKCSRILVKSYSFQAPHFYERHGFVVEHIMENFPEGFSYYTLMKMI
- a CDS encoding acyltransferase, whose translation is MLSTNRRYDIDWIRVIAIGLLVIYHTSIGFQPWGRMIGFITTDKPWMSLWTPMAMLNVWRIPLLFFVSGMGVYFAIQNRNWKQLLVERASRILVPFVFGIFCIVPLHVYILQYYYEMQPTYVANPGHLWFLGNIFVYVLIFTPLFFYLKKNEDGKLVSWLRKLMSTLLGLLPVVGAFVIEVLILDPRPYEMYVMTKHGFFLGLLAFFFGFCFVLCGEGFSKMIVKWRWLFLAGGIALFAIRNYESSVGAPVLNWQLPIETNCWILSVLAFGYQYLNRPGKALAYLSQAAYPVYILHMIFLYLGSLLIFRLTIPVQLQFVLVVLFTLVGCFGTYEVIRRVSLLRFLFGLKRQG